A genomic window from Streptomyces brevispora includes:
- a CDS encoding HAD family hydrolase has translation MELIVLWDIDHTLIENAGVSKEIYAAAFTALTGRAPAGPARTEGRTDRLIMRDMFQRNGLAEPDWTAIEVALSGAGAARLQDLSRRGTALPGVREVLKEVSVRSSWVSSVLTGNIEDNARVKVAAFGLEPLLDLPVGAYGADALQRPDLVAVARERAQRLRGAPDGVPVVLVGDTPRDVEAALATGSEIIAVASGVHSTEELADAGARTVLPDLMDTGRVLGILDALSAR, from the coding sequence ATGGAGCTCATCGTCCTGTGGGACATCGACCACACCCTCATCGAGAACGCCGGGGTCAGCAAGGAGATCTACGCCGCCGCATTCACAGCCCTGACGGGAAGGGCGCCCGCGGGGCCGGCGCGGACAGAAGGGCGTACGGACCGGCTGATCATGCGCGACATGTTCCAACGGAACGGCCTGGCCGAGCCGGACTGGACAGCTATCGAGGTGGCACTGTCCGGCGCAGGGGCGGCACGTCTCCAGGACCTCAGCCGCCGGGGGACAGCCCTGCCCGGCGTGCGGGAAGTCCTGAAGGAGGTGTCCGTGCGCAGCAGTTGGGTGTCGTCGGTGCTCACCGGCAATATCGAGGACAACGCCCGCGTGAAGGTCGCGGCCTTCGGCCTTGAGCCCCTTCTCGACCTGCCGGTTGGCGCTTACGGGGCCGATGCCCTTCAACGCCCCGACCTGGTCGCTGTCGCCCGGGAGCGTGCCCAGCGGCTGCGGGGCGCCCCGGATGGCGTGCCGGTCGTGCTTGTCGGAGATACCCCGAGGGACGTGGAGGCCGCCCTCGCTACGGGCTCCGAGATCATCGCGGTTGCCTCCGGCGTACACAGCACCGAAGAACTGGCAGACGCCGGTGCCCGCACGGTTCTGCCCGATCTGATGGACACCGGCCGTGTACTCGGGATTCTGGACGCGCTCTCCGCACGCTGA
- a CDS encoding radical SAM protein, with protein MISEVTGIRRIRMLYLQLLYRCNFECLHCFHGKRLQHADAFTTDEAVNLLTLMRDEYGTEAVTLLGGEPFVYRDLAQVVRYAKRDLGMRVEICTNGYRIERRLTEIAPDLDLLRVSLEGIGTTNDKIRKFGSYRSALRASKSPSNSASGPARP; from the coding sequence GTGATCAGCGAAGTCACCGGGATCCGCAGGATCCGGATGCTGTACTTGCAGCTGCTCTACCGCTGCAACTTTGAATGCCTGCACTGCTTCCACGGCAAGCGGCTCCAGCACGCCGACGCCTTCACCACGGACGAGGCGGTCAACCTCCTCACACTGATGCGTGACGAGTACGGCACTGAGGCGGTCACCCTGCTGGGCGGCGAGCCGTTCGTGTACCGCGACCTCGCCCAGGTAGTCCGGTACGCCAAGCGGGACCTGGGTATGCGAGTCGAGATCTGCACCAACGGCTACCGGATCGAGCGCCGGCTCACCGAGATCGCTCCCGACCTGGACTTGCTCCGGGTATCGCTGGAGGGCATCGGCACGACCAACGACAAGATCCGCAAGTTCGGAAGCTACCGGAGTGCCCTGAGGGCCTCGAAATCGCCCAGCAACTCGGCGTCCGGGCCGGCGCGACCATGA
- a CDS encoding AAA family ATPase, producing the protein MSDPASFESVEGLRGTGKSTLAPLLAAARGAVLVPTVPPAYQALRREVDRLGNVEARMCFYLSAVLTAADQIQRYLSAGIPVVVESYFARCLANHRAFGANLSVSLPPGIPRPITYHLVCAEDERQRRLARRDKPVSRWDALAEITADKITDAYASFPMHRVNTTGLTPDEVLRAVLSTHPQGEQARADTQHVAAHPYLLPTSKAPAASCGGLRRIAR; encoded by the coding sequence GTGTCTGACCCGGCGTCGTTCGAGAGCGTTGAAGGGCTCCGCGGCACCGGCAAGTCGACGCTCGCCCCCCTGCTCGCGGCCGCTCGTGGCGCGGTACTGGTCCCGACCGTGCCGCCCGCCTACCAGGCACTGCGGCGGGAGGTCGATCGGCTGGGCAACGTAGAGGCCCGCATGTGCTTCTACCTCTCGGCCGTGCTCACCGCAGCCGATCAGATCCAGCGGTACCTGTCCGCCGGCATCCCGGTCGTCGTCGAAAGCTACTTCGCACGGTGCCTGGCCAACCACCGCGCTTTCGGAGCCAACCTCTCCGTGTCCCTGCCGCCGGGCATCCCTCGTCCCATCACCTATCACCTTGTCTGCGCAGAGGACGAGCGTCAGCGCCGACTCGCCAGGCGCGACAAGCCTGTCTCGCGTTGGGACGCCCTCGCCGAGATCACCGCAGACAAGATCACCGACGCCTACGCCTCGTTCCCGATGCACCGAGTGAACACCACCGGTCTCACCCCTGACGAGGTACTCCGAGCCGTCCTGAGCACCCACCCGCAAGGAGAGCAAGCCCGTGCAGACACCCAGCATGTGGCGGCACACCCTTACCTTCTTCCAACGTCGAAGGCCCCCGCAGCAAGCTGCGGGGGCCTTCGACGTATTGCCCGGTGA
- a CDS encoding DNA polymerase III subunit gamma and tau produces MSSLALYRRYRPESFAEVIGQEHVTDPLQQALRNNRVNHAYLFSGPRGCGKTTSARILARCLNCEQGPTPTPCGECQSCRDLARNGPGSIDVIEIDAASHGGVDDARDLREKAFFGPASSRYKIYIIDEAHMVTSAGFNALLKVVEEPPEHLKFIFATTEPEKVIGTIRSRTHHYPFRLVPPGTLRDYLAEVCAKEDSFVEDGVLPLVVRAGAGSVRDSMSVMDQLLAGAADDGVTYAMATSLLGYTDGSLLDSVVDAFASGDGAAAFEVVDRVVEGGNDPRRFVADLLERLRDLVILAAVPDAGEKGLIDAPADVVERMQAQASVFGAAELSRAADLVNEGLTEMRGATSPRLQVELICARVLLPAAFDDERSLQARLDRLERGASFATTGPGPAMGYVPGPEALAHAPVASQAPQTPQPYQAPQAPQAPQAYQAQPSPGSGPAAARAAARGDVPPTAPAQAARPADPVQPPPAEAAAAGQRPGAWPAAAAPEQGRRPGGWPTASTPGQAPAPQAAPAPAAPVPAAPAAPAPGPAVPEPAPGMTQGAGQVRNMWPDILEAVKNRRRFTWILLSQNAQVTGFDGTTLQIGFLNAGARDNFTSSGSEDVLKQALAERFNAQWKVEAIVDPSGGAGQPPQPGGGRPFTPPAPQRPAAPSPQQYEPRPAPERQQQPGGGEPAAGPAAPPYTAPEPPRSVAPEDDTPEADDPDLVDSALSGHDLIVRELGATVVEEFTNE; encoded by the coding sequence GTGTCGTCCCTTGCGCTGTACCGCCGCTACCGCCCCGAGTCGTTCGCCGAGGTCATCGGGCAGGAGCATGTCACTGACCCGTTGCAGCAGGCCCTGCGGAACAACCGGGTCAATCACGCGTACCTGTTCAGCGGCCCGCGCGGCTGCGGCAAGACGACCAGTGCGCGCATTCTCGCCCGCTGCCTGAACTGTGAGCAGGGGCCGACGCCCACGCCCTGCGGGGAGTGCCAGTCCTGCCGGGACCTCGCGCGCAACGGGCCGGGGTCGATCGACGTGATCGAGATCGACGCCGCTTCGCACGGTGGTGTGGACGATGCCCGTGATCTACGGGAGAAGGCGTTCTTCGGGCCCGCGTCGAGTCGTTACAAGATCTACATCATCGACGAGGCGCACATGGTCACGTCGGCGGGGTTCAACGCCCTGCTGAAGGTGGTCGAGGAGCCGCCGGAGCACCTCAAGTTCATCTTCGCGACCACGGAGCCCGAGAAGGTCATCGGCACCATCCGGTCGCGCACCCATCACTATCCGTTCCGGCTCGTGCCGCCGGGGACACTGCGCGACTATCTCGCCGAGGTGTGCGCCAAGGAGGACAGCTTCGTCGAGGACGGGGTGCTTCCGCTGGTGGTGCGGGCCGGCGCAGGTTCCGTGCGTGACTCGATGTCGGTCATGGACCAGTTGCTGGCCGGTGCGGCCGATGACGGTGTGACGTATGCCATGGCGACGTCACTGCTCGGCTATACGGACGGCTCGCTGCTCGACTCCGTCGTGGACGCCTTCGCGTCGGGCGACGGGGCCGCGGCGTTCGAGGTCGTGGACCGGGTGGTCGAGGGCGGCAACGACCCGCGGCGCTTCGTCGCCGACCTGCTGGAGCGGCTGCGCGACCTGGTGATCCTGGCCGCGGTGCCGGATGCCGGGGAGAAGGGGCTCATCGACGCCCCCGCCGATGTCGTCGAGCGGATGCAGGCCCAGGCGTCCGTCTTCGGAGCCGCCGAGCTGAGCCGCGCCGCCGACCTGGTCAACGAGGGGCTCACGGAGATGCGCGGGGCGACCTCGCCGCGGCTCCAGGTCGAGCTGATCTGCGCCCGGGTACTGCTGCCCGCGGCCTTCGACGACGAGCGCTCACTGCAGGCACGGCTGGACCGGCTGGAGCGTGGTGCGTCCTTCGCCACCACCGGCCCGGGGCCCGCCATGGGGTACGTCCCCGGGCCCGAGGCCCTGGCCCACGCCCCCGTCGCGTCGCAGGCACCGCAAACGCCTCAGCCCTATCAGGCCCCGCAGGCACCACAAGCGCCTCAGGCCTATCAGGCGCAGCCGTCCCCCGGCTCGGGGCCCGCCGCCGCGCGTGCCGCCGCACGCGGGGACGTGCCGCCCACCGCCCCGGCACAGGCGGCCCGGCCCGCCGACCCCGTACAGCCGCCGCCCGCGGAGGCTGCCGCAGCCGGTCAGCGGCCCGGCGCCTGGCCCGCAGCGGCCGCGCCCGAGCAGGGGCGCCGGCCCGGAGGCTGGCCGACCGCGTCCACCCCCGGCCAGGCGCCGGCCCCGCAGGCCGCCCCGGCACCGGCTGCCCCCGTACCGGCCGCGCCCGCTGCACCCGCTCCGGGGCCCGCCGTTCCGGAACCGGCCCCGGGCATGACGCAGGGCGCCGGGCAGGTGCGCAACATGTGGCCCGACATCCTGGAGGCGGTCAAGAACCGCCGCCGGTTCACCTGGATCCTGCTCAGCCAGAACGCCCAGGTCACCGGCTTCGACGGCACCACCCTCCAGATCGGCTTCCTCAACGCGGGTGCCCGCGACAACTTCACGAGCAGCGGCAGCGAGGACGTGCTGAAGCAGGCACTGGCCGAGCGGTTCAACGCCCAGTGGAAGGTCGAGGCGATCGTCGACCCGTCCGGCGGCGCCGGACAGCCCCCGCAGCCCGGCGGCGGCCGCCCCTTCACCCCGCCCGCACCGCAGCGCCCGGCGGCGCCCTCGCCGCAGCAGTACGAGCCCCGGCCGGCCCCGGAGCGGCAGCAGCAGCCGGGGGGCGGCGAACCCGCCGCAGGGCCCGCAGCGCCCCCGTACACCGCCCCCGAGCCGCCCCGCTCGGTCGCCCCGGAGGACGACACCCCCGAGGCCGACGACCCGGACCTGGTCGACTCCGCCCTCTCCGGCCACGACCTGATCGTCCGCGAACTGGGCGCCACGGTCGTCGAGGAGTTCACCAACGAGTAG
- the purD gene encoding phosphoribosylamine--glycine ligase → MKVLVIGGGAREHALCRSLSLDSDVTALYCAPGNAGIAEVAELHPVDALDGAAVARLATELGAELVVVGPEAPLVAGVADAVRAAGIPCFGPSGEAARLEGSKAFAKDVMAGAGVPTARSYVCTTAAEIDTALDAFGAPYVVKDDGLAAGKGVVVTDDVQAARAHALACDRVVIEEFLDGPEVSLFAITDGTTVLPLQPAQDFKRALDDDEGPNTGGMGAYSPLPWADPKLVDEVMQSVLQPTVDELRRRGTPFSGLLYAGLAITSRGVRVIEFNARFGDPETQVVLARLKTPLAGVLLGSANGTLDELPPLKWRDDAAVTVVIASHNYPDTPRTGDPIEGLDEVAAQDAPHAYVLHAGTRRDGDAVVSAGGRVLSVTATAKDLAGARERAYAAAARIRLDGSQLRTDIAKKAAEA, encoded by the coding sequence GTGAAGGTCCTCGTCATCGGCGGCGGCGCCCGCGAACACGCCCTGTGCCGCTCTCTCTCCCTCGACTCCGATGTCACCGCTCTGTACTGCGCCCCCGGCAATGCCGGCATCGCAGAGGTGGCCGAACTGCACCCGGTCGACGCACTCGACGGCGCTGCCGTCGCGCGCCTCGCCACCGAACTGGGCGCCGAGCTGGTGGTCGTCGGCCCGGAGGCACCGCTTGTCGCCGGGGTCGCCGACGCCGTGCGCGCCGCCGGCATCCCCTGCTTCGGCCCCTCCGGCGAGGCGGCCCGGCTGGAGGGCTCCAAGGCGTTCGCCAAGGACGTGATGGCCGGGGCAGGCGTCCCGACCGCCCGTAGCTACGTCTGCACCACCGCCGCCGAGATCGACACGGCCCTCGACGCGTTCGGTGCCCCGTACGTCGTCAAGGACGACGGACTCGCCGCAGGCAAGGGCGTCGTCGTCACCGATGACGTCCAGGCGGCTCGTGCCCACGCGCTGGCCTGCGACCGCGTGGTCATCGAGGAATTCCTCGACGGCCCCGAGGTGAGCCTCTTCGCGATCACCGACGGCACCACCGTGCTGCCTCTCCAGCCCGCCCAGGACTTCAAGCGCGCCCTCGACGACGACGAGGGCCCGAACACCGGCGGCATGGGCGCGTACTCGCCGCTGCCGTGGGCCGACCCCAAGCTGGTCGACGAGGTCATGCAGTCGGTGCTCCAGCCGACCGTCGACGAGCTGCGCCGCCGCGGCACGCCCTTCTCCGGGCTGCTGTACGCGGGTCTCGCGATCACCTCGCGCGGTGTACGGGTCATCGAGTTCAACGCGCGCTTCGGTGACCCGGAGACCCAGGTGGTCCTGGCCCGTCTGAAGACCCCGCTGGCCGGTGTCCTGCTGGGCTCCGCCAACGGCACCCTGGACGAGCTGCCTCCGCTGAAGTGGCGCGACGACGCCGCCGTCACCGTGGTCATCGCCTCCCACAACTACCCGGACACCCCGCGGACGGGTGACCCGATCGAGGGTCTCGACGAGGTCGCGGCACAGGATGCGCCGCATGCGTACGTCCTGCACGCCGGAACCCGGCGGGACGGCGACGCGGTCGTCAGCGCGGGCGGCCGGGTGCTCTCCGTGACCGCGACCGCCAAGGACCTCGCGGGCGCCCGCGAGCGCGCCTACGCGGCGGCGGCCCGGATCCGGCTCGACGGCTCCCAGCTCCGCACGGACATCGCGAAGAAGGCCGCGGAGGCCTGA
- a CDS encoding N,N-dimethylformamidase beta subunit family domain-containing protein, translated as MGAEQIRRWESGALAHAVTDPFGQGPLPWLRGSENYLDDTGHVVPWYADPTLPRGSTGGGTRTADDVHRQIKGFSSTGAAAPGEAIDFHITVDPPRQFSVDIYRIGHYGGDGAAKITTSPRLSGIVQPAPLAADRTVSCHHWWQSWRLQIPAYWSIGAYVAVLTTIDGYRSHIPFTVRDDQPADLLLILPDITWQAYNLYPEDGRTGASLYHAWDEQGRLLGEEDAAVTVSFDRPYAGAGLPLHVGHAYDFIRWAERYGYDIAYADTRDLHAGRIDPTRYRGLVFPGHDEYWSVPMRRTTERARDNGTSLVFLSANTMYWQVSLAPSASGVPDRLLTCRKRRGPGKPALWREVDRAEQQLLGIQYAGRVPDPHPLVVRNAEHWLWDATGAGEGDEIDGLVAGEADRYFPRTTLPEHEDRILLAHSPYQDSEGVTRHQETSLYRAPSGALVFASGTFAWSPALDRPGHVDPRIQRATANLLDRICKRA; from the coding sequence ATGGGGGCGGAGCAGATTCGTCGTTGGGAATCAGGTGCCCTCGCGCACGCAGTCACCGACCCCTTCGGACAGGGGCCCCTCCCGTGGCTGCGCGGCAGCGAGAACTACCTCGACGACACCGGCCATGTGGTGCCCTGGTACGCCGACCCCACACTGCCCCGCGGCTCCACCGGCGGCGGCACCCGTACCGCCGACGACGTGCACCGACAGATCAAGGGCTTCAGCTCCACCGGTGCCGCGGCCCCCGGTGAGGCGATCGACTTCCACATCACCGTGGACCCGCCCCGGCAGTTCTCCGTGGACATCTACCGCATCGGCCACTACGGCGGCGACGGCGCGGCCAAGATCACCACGAGCCCGCGGCTCTCCGGCATCGTCCAGCCCGCCCCCCTCGCGGCCGACCGCACGGTCTCCTGCCACCACTGGTGGCAGTCCTGGCGCCTCCAGATCCCCGCCTACTGGTCGATCGGCGCATACGTCGCCGTGCTCACGACGATCGACGGATACCGCTCGCACATCCCGTTCACGGTCCGCGATGACCAACCGGCCGATCTGCTGCTGATCCTCCCGGACATCACCTGGCAGGCGTACAACCTCTACCCGGAGGACGGCCGCACCGGTGCCAGCCTCTACCACGCCTGGGACGAACAGGGCCGGCTGCTCGGCGAGGAGGACGCGGCGGTCACCGTCTCCTTCGACCGCCCCTACGCGGGCGCGGGCCTCCCGTTGCACGTCGGTCATGCCTACGACTTCATCCGCTGGGCCGAGCGCTACGGGTACGACATCGCCTACGCGGACACCCGCGACCTGCACGCGGGCCGGATCGACCCGACGCGTTACCGGGGCCTGGTCTTCCCGGGCCACGACGAGTACTGGTCGGTCCCCATGCGCCGCACCACCGAACGTGCCCGCGACAACGGCACCTCCCTGGTCTTCCTGTCCGCCAACACCATGTACTGGCAGGTCAGCCTCGCCCCGTCGGCGTCCGGTGTCCCCGACCGGCTGCTCACCTGCCGCAAGCGGCGCGGCCCGGGAAAGCCCGCTCTCTGGCGCGAGGTGGACCGCGCCGAGCAGCAGCTTCTCGGCATCCAGTACGCGGGCCGGGTCCCCGACCCCCACCCCCTGGTCGTGCGGAACGCGGAGCACTGGCTCTGGGACGCGACGGGTGCGGGTGAGGGCGACGAGATCGACGGCCTGGTCGCGGGCGAGGCCGACCGCTACTTCCCGCGCACCACGCTTCCCGAGCACGAAGACCGCATCCTGCTGGCCCACTCCCCGTACCAGGACAGCGAAGGTGTGACGCGCCACCAGGAGACGTCCCTGTACCGGGCCCCGTCCGGCGCGCTCGTCTTCGCCTCCGGCACCTTCGCCTGGTCCCCGGCCCTGGACCGCCCCGGCCATGTGGACCCGCGCATCCAGCGGGCCACCGCCAATCTCCTCGACCGCATCTGCAAGCGCGCCTGA
- a CDS encoding phosphoribosylaminoimidazolesuccinocarboxamide synthase, which yields MSGFVEKPEPVQVPGLTHLHTGKVRDLYRNEAGDLVMVASDRMSAYDWVLPTEIPDKGRVLTRLSLWWFDQLADLVPNHVLSTELPAGAPDDWAGRTTVCRSLRMVPVECVARGYLTGSGLVEYNASRTVCGLGLPEGLTDGSELPAPIFTPATKAAVGDHDENVSYEEVAHQVGAETAAQLRRMTLDVYGRARDIARERGIILADTKFEFGFAPTADGGEELIIADEVLTPDSSRFWPAATWEPGHAQPSYDKQFVRDWLTSPASGWDRKSEQPPPALPQEIVDATRAKYVEAYELLTGTPWQ from the coding sequence GTGTCCGGATTTGTAGAAAAGCCCGAGCCCGTGCAGGTACCGGGTCTCACCCACCTGCACACGGGCAAGGTGCGCGACCTGTACCGGAACGAGGCCGGTGACCTCGTGATGGTCGCCAGTGACCGGATGTCCGCGTACGACTGGGTCCTGCCCACCGAGATCCCGGACAAGGGCCGCGTCCTGACCCGGCTCTCGCTGTGGTGGTTCGATCAGCTCGCCGATCTCGTACCGAACCACGTCCTGTCCACCGAGTTGCCCGCCGGTGCCCCCGACGACTGGGCCGGCCGCACGACGGTCTGCAGGTCGCTGCGGATGGTCCCCGTCGAGTGCGTCGCCCGCGGCTATCTGACCGGCTCCGGTCTGGTCGAGTACAACGCCTCGCGCACCGTCTGCGGTCTCGGCCTGCCCGAGGGCCTCACCGACGGCTCCGAGCTCCCGGCGCCGATCTTCACCCCGGCCACGAAGGCGGCCGTCGGCGACCACGACGAGAACGTGAGCTACGAGGAAGTGGCCCACCAGGTCGGTGCCGAGACCGCCGCACAGCTGCGCCGGATGACGCTGGACGTGTACGGCCGGGCCCGCGACATCGCGCGCGAGCGCGGGATCATCCTCGCGGACACGAAGTTCGAGTTCGGCTTCGCGCCCACCGCCGACGGCGGCGAGGAACTGATCATCGCGGACGAGGTGCTGACGCCGGACTCCTCGCGTTTCTGGCCGGCCGCCACCTGGGAGCCGGGCCACGCCCAGCCGTCGTACGACAAGCAGTTCGTGCGCGACTGGCTGACCTCGCCGGCCTCCGGCTGGGACCGGAAGAGCGAGCAGCCGCCGCCGGCGCTCCCGCAGGAGATCGTGGACGCGACCCGCGCCAAGTACGTGGAGGCGTACGAACTCCTCACCGGTACGCCCTGGCAGTAG
- a CDS encoding response regulator transcription factor, which translates to MTAVRVLLADDEHLIRGALAALLALENDLIVVAEAATGPEALAMTRAHRPDVAVLDLEMPGADGVSVATSLRSELPGCRTMIVTSHGRPGHLKRALAAGVRAFVPKTVSARRLAGIIRTLHAGNRYVDPELAADAIAAGGSPLTAREAEVLELAADGAPVAEIAERASLSQGTVRNYLSAAASKLGAENRHTAVRLARERGWV; encoded by the coding sequence ATGACTGCGGTGCGGGTGCTGCTCGCCGACGACGAGCACCTGATCCGGGGCGCGCTCGCCGCGCTGCTCGCGCTGGAGAACGACCTGATCGTGGTCGCGGAGGCGGCGACCGGGCCCGAGGCGCTCGCCATGACCCGTGCGCACCGTCCCGATGTGGCGGTCCTGGACCTGGAGATGCCCGGGGCGGACGGTGTGAGCGTCGCCACATCGCTGCGGTCCGAACTCCCGGGCTGCCGCACCATGATCGTGACCAGCCACGGCCGGCCCGGACATCTGAAACGGGCCCTCGCGGCGGGCGTGCGGGCGTTCGTGCCGAAGACCGTCAGCGCCCGCCGGCTGGCCGGGATCATCCGTACGTTGCACGCCGGAAACCGCTACGTGGACCCGGAGTTGGCGGCCGACGCGATCGCGGCCGGGGGCTCGCCGCTGACCGCGCGCGAGGCCGAGGTGCTGGAACTGGCGGCGGACGGGGCGCCCGTGGCGGAGATCGCGGAACGGGCCTCGCTGTCACAGGGAACGGTACGGAACTACCTCTCGGCGGCGGCCTCGAAGCTCGGCGCCGAGAACCGTCACACCGCAGTGCGTCTCGCGCGGGAGCGGGGTTGGGTATAG
- a CDS encoding ABC transporter ATP-binding protein, with protein sequence MTFDETPHECVIEADGVRRSYAGSFEAVTGVSFSVARGELFALLGTNGAGKTSTVELLEGLARPDGGTARVLGRDPYAERAAVRPRIGVMLQDGGFPSDLTTTETVRMWAGCTSGARPIGEALELVGLGHRARVRVKQLSGGERRRLDLALALLGRPEVLFLDEPTTGLDAERRRDTWALVRRLQEGGITVLLTTHYLEEAEALADRLAIMHRGRAVTSGTTAEVTAERPSRIRFELPHGTAAGRLPLVLRAAADGPRVEIRTHHLQESLAELLRWATESDVQLIGLDARSASLEEAFLDIARSAAKTGDADENTIGDENVKAKVTVA encoded by the coding sequence ATGACCTTCGACGAAACTCCCCATGAGTGCGTGATCGAGGCGGACGGTGTCCGACGCAGTTATGCGGGCAGCTTCGAGGCCGTGACCGGCGTCTCCTTCTCCGTGGCACGCGGCGAGCTGTTCGCACTGCTCGGCACGAACGGCGCCGGGAAGACCTCCACCGTCGAGCTGCTGGAGGGGCTGGCCCGCCCCGACGGCGGCACCGCACGGGTGCTCGGCCGTGATCCATACGCCGAACGCGCCGCCGTCCGCCCGCGGATCGGGGTGATGCTCCAGGATGGCGGCTTCCCGTCCGATCTGACGACCACCGAGACGGTACGGATGTGGGCGGGGTGCACCAGCGGGGCCCGGCCCATCGGCGAGGCCCTGGAACTGGTCGGGCTCGGCCACCGGGCGCGCGTCCGGGTGAAGCAGCTCTCCGGCGGTGAGCGACGGCGGCTGGACCTGGCGCTGGCCCTTCTCGGCCGGCCCGAGGTGCTCTTCCTCGACGAACCGACCACCGGTCTCGACGCCGAGAGGCGGCGCGACACCTGGGCGCTGGTGCGCCGGCTCCAGGAGGGCGGCATCACCGTGCTGCTCACCACGCACTACCTGGAGGAGGCCGAGGCGCTCGCCGACCGGCTGGCGATCATGCACCGGGGACGGGCCGTGACCTCGGGCACCACCGCGGAGGTGACGGCCGAGCGCCCGTCCCGGATTCGGTTCGAACTGCCCCACGGGACCGCGGCGGGACGGCTGCCGCTGGTTCTGCGCGCCGCGGCCGACGGCCCGCGGGTCGAGATCCGTACCCACCACCTCCAGGAGTCACTGGCCGAACTGCTGCGCTGGGCAACGGAGTCGGACGTCCAGCTGATCGGACTCGATGCCCGGTCGGCCTCGCTCGAAGAGGCCTTCCTCGACATCGCGAGGTCTGCGGCGAAGACCGGGGACGCGGACGAGAACACGATCGGGGACGAGAACGTGAAGGCAAAGGTGACTGTGGCATGA
- a CDS encoding histone-like nucleoid-structuring protein Lsr2, giving the protein MAQRVVVTLSDDIDGGAAAETVTFALDGKSYEIDLNPSNAKKLRKVLAPYMAAGRKQTNASKHGKVPVSYRHTSLAPDPAAVRAWARSHRMEVPARGRIPKKVYEAFREAS; this is encoded by the coding sequence GTGGCTCAGCGTGTAGTGGTCACACTCTCCGACGACATCGACGGGGGAGCAGCGGCGGAAACGGTCACCTTCGCCCTGGACGGGAAGTCGTACGAGATCGACCTCAACCCGTCCAATGCAAAGAAACTGCGCAAGGTCCTGGCCCCGTACATGGCGGCCGGCCGAAAGCAGACAAATGCCAGTAAGCATGGCAAGGTTCCCGTCTCATACCGCCACACCTCGCTCGCGCCCGACCCCGCGGCCGTGCGCGCCTGGGCCCGGTCGCACCGGATGGAGGTGCCGGCCCGCGGCCGGATTCCCAAGAAGGTCTACGAGGCGTTCCGAGAAGCCAGTTGA
- the purS gene encoding phosphoribosylformylglycinamidine synthase subunit PurS, producing the protein MPVARVVVDVMLKPEILDPQGQAVQRALPRLGFEGIADVRQGKRFELEIEGPVDEAALGRIHEMAETFLANTVIEDFTVKVEKAEESK; encoded by the coding sequence GTGCCAGTGGCACGCGTCGTAGTCGACGTCATGCTCAAGCCCGAGATCCTCGACCCGCAGGGACAGGCTGTGCAGCGTGCGCTGCCCCGTCTCGGCTTCGAGGGAATCGCGGACGTACGTCAGGGAAAGCGCTTCGAGCTGGAGATCGAGGGACCGGTCGACGAGGCCGCCCTCGGCCGTATTCACGAGATGGCCGAGACGTTCCTCGCCAACACCGTCATCGAGGACTTCACCGTGAAGGTGGAGAAGGCCGAGGAGTCGAAGTGA